Proteins co-encoded in one Verrucomicrobiota bacterium genomic window:
- the cydB gene encoding cytochrome d ubiquinol oxidase subunit II: MIAFDLPTFWFVLVGILFTGYAMLDGFDLGVGALHLFTKTDEERRILLNSIGPVWDGNEVWLVTGGGALFAAFPEVYATVFSGFYDAFMFLLFALIFRAVAIELRSKQPQLLWRRSWDKAFAVGSVLSSFLIGVAMGNVVWGIPLDVHHEFTGNLLTLLHPYALLLGFTTVALFAMHGNIYLILKTEGELQAKLKRWIKITIPIYMVLFLIVGLSTPFVSEHVAKAFDERPAILFVLFALALLLAFNIPREVYHGRENIAFVSSCGSMIALMTLLAATIYPTMVFSTPNIKNSLTIYNGSSTENTLNFMMIVALVGVPIVLTYTVSVYYIFRGKVKITEESY, encoded by the coding sequence ATGATCGCCTTCGATCTTCCTACCTTTTGGTTTGTTCTTGTTGGTATCCTTTTTACCGGATACGCCATGCTGGACGGATTCGACCTCGGCGTAGGAGCCCTCCACTTGTTTACGAAAACTGACGAAGAGCGGCGGATACTGCTCAATTCAATCGGCCCGGTCTGGGATGGAAACGAAGTGTGGCTCGTTACGGGGGGCGGGGCCCTTTTTGCAGCCTTTCCTGAGGTCTACGCCACGGTTTTCTCTGGATTCTACGACGCTTTTATGTTCCTGCTCTTCGCCCTCATTTTTCGGGCTGTGGCTATCGAGCTGAGAAGCAAGCAGCCACAACTTCTATGGAGGAGGAGCTGGGACAAAGCGTTTGCCGTTGGCAGTGTGCTGTCGTCCTTTCTGATCGGAGTGGCAATGGGGAATGTGGTCTGGGGGATTCCGCTGGATGTTCATCATGAATTCACAGGAAACCTTCTTACCCTACTCCACCCTTATGCCTTGTTGCTCGGCTTCACCACAGTGGCACTTTTTGCGATGCATGGTAACATTTACCTGATCCTGAAGACAGAGGGAGAGCTTCAGGCAAAGCTCAAGCGGTGGATAAAGATAACCATACCGATTTACATGGTTCTGTTCCTGATAGTGGGTCTGAGCACCCCATTCGTCTCCGAACATGTCGCCAAGGCCTTCGATGAGCGACCAGCCATTCTCTTTGTTCTCTTCGCTCTGGCCTTGTTGCTTGCATTCAATATCCCACGAGAGGTGTACCATGGACGCGAGAATATCGCCTTCGTCAGCTCATGTGGATCGATGATTGCGCTAATGACTCTCCTCGCGGCTACCATCTACCCGACAATGGTTTTTTCGACTCCAAACATCAAAAATTCCCTCACGATTTACAACGGATCCTCTACCGAGAATACCCTGAACTTCATGATGATCGTAGCGCTTGTCGGAGTTCCAATTGTTTTAACTTACACGGTTTCGGTGTATTATATCTTCCGCGGCAAAGTAAAAATCACTGAAGAAAGCTACTAG
- a CDS encoding aldose epimerase family protein: MPPIEIESFGNLPDGREVSRFTLSNSNGMVVRLINYGGIVQEIHTPDTSGNPADVVLGEPDLAGYLDHHPHYGAITGRYANRIRDAEFALDGHTYHLPKNKFNKYCLHGGFKGFDKKLWSAATMNDGADSLVQLSYTSPDGEEGFPGKLETMVSYRLTSGNELRIEYTAQSDRTTVINLTNHSYFNLGGPESHSIKDHEVCIRAPFFVPTDEDDIPTGEILAVDGTDFDLRKSVPVGERLASDHPQILRVGGFDHSFLFGQRSHDRDWDCRVVHPGSGRTMEVLTSEPAVQLYTANTLGDTTLPGKNGEKPRNHQALCLETQHLANSPNEPHFPSTVLKPGDTFRSFTVYRFGVEN; encoded by the coding sequence ATGCCTCCCATTGAAATTGAATCATTTGGAAACCTACCCGACGGCCGGGAGGTCTCCCGCTTTACCTTGAGTAACTCCAATGGGATGGTTGTGCGTCTCATCAACTACGGTGGGATTGTTCAGGAAATTCATACTCCGGACACCAGTGGGAACCCCGCTGATGTAGTCCTCGGAGAACCCGATCTCGCCGGGTATCTTGACCATCATCCCCACTATGGAGCCATAACCGGAAGATACGCCAATCGAATTCGCGACGCCGAGTTCGCCCTCGATGGGCACACTTACCATCTTCCGAAAAATAAGTTCAATAAGTATTGCCTCCACGGAGGGTTCAAGGGATTTGACAAGAAACTCTGGTCGGCAGCTACGATGAACGATGGTGCAGATTCCCTGGTCCAATTGTCGTACACTAGTCCTGACGGCGAAGAAGGGTTCCCGGGAAAACTGGAAACCATGGTGAGCTATCGCCTCACCTCCGGAAACGAATTGCGAATTGAATATACCGCCCAATCAGACCGGACAACAGTGATCAACCTGACCAACCACAGTTACTTCAATTTGGGAGGGCCGGAGAGTCATTCGATCAAAGATCACGAAGTCTGCATACGTGCGCCGTTCTTCGTGCCCACCGACGAAGACGATATACCAACAGGAGAGATCCTTGCTGTTGACGGAACTGATTTTGACCTTCGGAAATCTGTGCCTGTCGGTGAGAGGCTCGCTAGCGATCATCCGCAGATCCTGCGGGTCGGCGGATTCGACCACTCTTTCCTTTTCGGTCAGCGTAGCCATGACCGGGACTGGGACTGCCGCGTGGTTCATCCCGGCAGTGGGCGAACCATGGAGGTTTTGACTAGTGAACCTGCAGTGCAACTCTACACCGCAAATACTCTCGGTGATACCACGCTACCCGGAAAAAACGGAGAGAAACCCAGAAACCACCAAGCACTCTGCCTCGAAACCCAGCATCTCGCAAACAGTCCAAACGAGCCTCACTTTCCCTCGACGGTATTAAAGCCGGGAGACACGTTTCGCAGCTTTACGGTATATCGATTTGGCGTGGAGAATTGA
- a CDS encoding diacylglycerol kinase codes for MSEVGEIGSSEGGKPTQAKGFMRLIRAANHSIDGIGAALKHEAAFRQEIVLACILIPLAIVLELPVTEKVLLVGVLFFVLVTELLNTAVECCIDYISFDLHPIAKRAKDLGSAAVFLTLVFAGATWGLVLWANWPLEFLWA; via the coding sequence ATGTCTGAGGTAGGTGAGATAGGATCCTCTGAGGGGGGAAAGCCAACACAGGCTAAGGGGTTCATGCGCTTGATTCGAGCGGCCAATCATTCAATAGACGGTATCGGGGCAGCCCTCAAACACGAAGCGGCTTTTCGTCAAGAGATCGTTTTGGCCTGTATATTGATACCTCTTGCGATTGTGCTTGAGTTACCGGTGACCGAAAAGGTCTTGCTCGTTGGGGTTTTGTTTTTCGTTCTGGTTACAGAGCTTCTCAACACGGCGGTGGAGTGTTGTATCGACTACATTTCATTTGACCTGCACCCTATAGCAAAACGCGCGAAAGACCTAGGGAGCGCTGCCGTTTTTCTGACGTTGGTCTTTGCGGGAGCGACGTGGGGTTTGGTTCTTTGGGCGAATTGGCCTCTCGAATTTCTGTGGGCTTAG
- a CDS encoding pyridoxal phosphate-dependent aminotransferase — protein sequence MEGFQKFLSARALAIEPSPTLAVDAKAKALKAEGRDVCGFGAGEPDFDTPEFIKEACIQAVHDGKTKYAPAPGLPELREALAEKYKRDNGFSSCESSQVVVSPGGKYSCYLAIQAVCNHGDEVLIPAPFWVSYPEMVKLAGGIPKILETKISDGFCLDPDRLQEAVTEKTKLLILNSPSNPTGGVYPPELIRRIFEICSQHGILILSDEIYEYLLYDDSEHLSPASISEEAARLVITVGGFSKTFSMTGWRLGTLVATPEIAKAVSSLQSQTTSNATTFAQYGALAAMRNWDLARREMDKMIQVFDRRRIKLLEGLNSIRGVSCYRSTGAFYLFPDISALEIAPADFAKDLLEKKLVAVVAGEGFGSKSGIRLSYATSDDVIDRGLERLKDFIESEFS from the coding sequence ATGGAAGGATTCCAAAAGTTTCTGTCCGCTAGAGCCTTGGCTATTGAGCCTTCTCCAACGCTCGCTGTGGATGCCAAGGCAAAGGCACTCAAAGCCGAAGGCCGCGACGTTTGTGGTTTTGGTGCGGGAGAACCTGATTTTGATACACCGGAGTTTATCAAGGAAGCCTGCATTCAGGCGGTTCATGACGGAAAGACGAAGTATGCACCTGCTCCAGGTCTACCGGAATTGAGAGAGGCACTTGCCGAGAAGTATAAAAGGGACAACGGATTTTCCTCCTGCGAAAGCTCTCAAGTGGTGGTGAGTCCGGGAGGAAAGTATAGTTGTTATTTGGCCATACAGGCGGTCTGCAACCATGGAGATGAAGTGCTGATTCCGGCACCTTTCTGGGTAAGCTACCCGGAAATGGTAAAGTTGGCCGGGGGCATTCCCAAAATACTCGAAACAAAAATCTCGGATGGGTTTTGCCTTGATCCGGACCGACTTCAAGAGGCCGTCACGGAGAAGACAAAACTCCTCATCCTAAACAGTCCTTCGAACCCGACCGGTGGAGTTTACCCTCCTGAACTAATCCGCAGAATCTTCGAGATTTGTTCACAACACGGGATCCTGATTTTGTCGGATGAAATCTATGAGTATCTTCTCTATGACGACAGCGAGCATTTATCTCCCGCCTCGATTTCGGAAGAAGCCGCGCGCCTGGTGATAACGGTAGGAGGATTTAGTAAAACGTTTTCAATGACGGGATGGCGTCTTGGCACCCTGGTCGCCACTCCCGAAATTGCAAAAGCAGTCTCCAGTCTGCAAAGCCAGACGACTTCCAATGCTACGACCTTCGCCCAATACGGCGCACTGGCAGCAATGAGAAATTGGGATCTGGCGAGACGCGAGATGGACAAGATGATACAGGTCTTTGACCGTAGGCGGATAAAGCTGTTAGAGGGTCTCAATTCAATTCGAGGAGTTTCCTGCTACCGTTCTACCGGAGCGTTTTACCTTTTCCCCGATATTAGTGCCCTGGAGATAGCTCCAGCGGATTTTGCCAAAGACCTTTTGGAGAAAAAGTTGGTTGCAGTGGTCGCCGGAGAAGGGTTCGGAAGTAAAAGCGGGATTCGGCTAAGTTATGCGACGTCGGACGACGTTATCGACCGCGGGTTGGAGCGCTTGAAAGACTTTATCGAGTCTGAATTCTCCTAG
- a CDS encoding CopG family transcriptional regulator, whose translation MDEESFRKLRELVDLTGAKNLSDVIRIALQIFDYDHFNPETSKTRQLSVRLDPKLRDVVSRVSKKNKVSFGEVLRAALGALSEKPLREVVRETSKTDMAKKTVKKKAAKKAAKKAVKKTAKKAVKKAPSKKVAKKAAKKVTKKVTKKAAKKAAKKATKKVAKKAVKKVAKKAKKKTVKKVAKKAAKKATKKAVKKAPAKKAAKKAVKKAAKKKKK comes from the coding sequence GTGGATGAAGAATCCTTCCGGAAGTTAAGAGAATTGGTAGACCTTACCGGTGCTAAAAATCTTAGCGATGTAATCCGGATTGCCCTTCAGATTTTCGATTACGATCACTTTAATCCTGAAACCTCTAAGACCCGCCAACTGTCAGTTCGCCTCGACCCAAAACTGCGTGATGTGGTGTCCCGTGTTTCTAAAAAGAATAAAGTAAGTTTTGGAGAAGTGTTGCGCGCCGCTCTTGGTGCGCTCTCCGAAAAACCGCTCCGTGAAGTGGTTCGTGAAACCAGCAAAACAGACATGGCAAAGAAAACAGTGAAAAAAAAGGCGGCCAAAAAGGCGGCCAAGAAGGCTGTGAAGAAAACGGCTAAAAAAGCAGTCAAGAAGGCTCCTTCAAAGAAGGTTGCCAAAAAGGCTGCAAAGAAAGTCACTAAGAAAGTGACCAAGAAGGCTGCGAAGAAAGCTGCAAAAAAAGCGACTAAGAAGGTAGCCAAGAAGGCTGTCAAAAAGGTGGCGAAAAAGGCCAAGAAAAAGACCGTCAAGAAGGTTGCGAAAAAGGCAGCCAAGAAAGCTACCAAGAAGGCGGTGAAGAAAGCACCTGCCAAGAAGGCAGCGAAAAAGGCTGTAAAGAAGGCGGCCAAAAAGAAGAAGAAGTAA